ctgttcgtcgtgctcctgctcctccgccaaCGCCAACCGCCTCCATCCCAGCCagccattcattcattcattcatgccTGGGTTCCTGGGACTGCagccactcctcctcctccggtGGGGCACTCTGCGCTGCTCGAAATGTGCAGAAGTCGTCCGACTGGTTTGCCAGCCCCTGCGATATCGGCCGAGAAACTGGGTTCTGGGACCTGGCTTCCCGCTGCTGCCAGccttttgctttatttataaacttggTTTCCTGGcaagctgcagcagctacACTGAGCGCCTGGAGCGGATGGATCTTTCATCCCGACGGGATGCCCACGCTCAGTTTTGGCCGCTTCCCACGCCGGCAGCTCGGTCAGTCGCCCATTGGCAGGTCGGGCACGTTCCTGCGTTTCGCGCAGTGTAGGCCAGGCCCAGACttttatgcacacacacactcatgcacACAGAGGCGAACTCGAAAAAGAGCGTAGACCAAACGAGTTTTCGTAACCAATTTTGTTTGTGCCGCGGAGTTTCGATTGTATGCTTtctgttgttattatttatttgctggagtgtgtgtgccgttttttatttttatttttattcatattttttttcgctgaTGACGGCTACGTCTTCTTGTGCATAATTTCTGTGCTGCCTTAACCTCTTCCTCCCGCCCGCCGCTCTTGGCCGTTCCGCGACTTTGCAGCGCTTTTGGCAGAGGTTCattcaaaaaaacgaaagacttaggcaacaaACTTGCAGGCGGGAGCGCGCCAGGGGGCAGAGATTTGGTTATATAGACGCAGGCAGGCGATCGGGTGAAGGAGAACCTTTGTAGAGTCAGCTCCGCCTCGCCTCGACTCCAACTGATTCATTACGCCCACTCATCGACCGCATAATCGCAGCCAAGACGACGGACACGTAAACCGCACCGAGCATTGGTGAATCGCTAGCCAGACAAAAACCCAAATCAACCGCAAAGCCACAGCAAATTTATgggttttaattgaaattcgatttttgtttattatatggACATGGACTATTACTATTCAGAGGGCTAGCCAAAAAGATGGCCACAAACAGATAACTCGTTTCCCTGAAAACCGTTTTTGACTCTCGATGTTTCTTCTCTCTCCTTGCAGAGATGCGTGCGACGTCCAAGGTGCTGACCACCACCAAGTGGCGACGCGAGCGGCGTCAGCGCAGTGCCGGATACCAGCCGCACGAGGCGGGCAGCAGCGAGAGGGACCGGGAGCGGGATCGGGATCGAGAGGACCGCGACATGGACAGCCCCATTGACATGTCGGTAACAACGGGAGCGCTCAAGCAGAGAGCCTCACCGCCGCCTCCCTATCGCGAGCCCTTGCCTGGGACCAACTACGCGGCCAACAGCCGACCCAGCGTCATCACCCAGGCTCCACCCAAGCGAGAACCCCCGGAGCAGGCCCACTCTACAGGTGAGAGGTCATCTGCACATCAGTGGTCAATGATCATACTAACCCGATTTGATTTGCCTTGCAGATATGGCGATGTGCGACATTGACGAGCACTTCCGACGCTCACTGGGCGAGAACTATGCTGCCCTGATCGCCAAGAAGTCGCCGACGCCCACGCCAACACCAACGCCCTCGCCAAGTGGTACACCCAAGCAGCAGATTTCGCCGCTGGCCTACGGACCGCCTTCGTCAACCAGCACAGTGGCATCGCTACACTACCAGCAGCATCGCTCGCCGCTGCCCAAGCCGGGATTGGTCATTCTGGAGCCAGAATCGCTGCAGCCGGAACTGCCGCCGCCACAGGAGGAACCGCTTCCCCTGTCGCTAGCACTGCATCGCACCCAAACGCCGCCATCACCGCCACCCTCGGCCACGGGATCGGCGCCACCGCTACCCACGGCCGTCAGCCAGGTGATGGAGACAGCGGTGGCGGCCAGGCGGATCCTGGACACGCCCCACCACACGCCGCCGAGATACAAcacgccaccgccgccgccgccggctTATGGGATAGCCGGAAACACCACCGTTGTGGCGTCAACACTGACACCGACTCCAACTCCGAATCCAACGCCGGCGCAGattcccacgcccacgcccagcATGCCGGCCATCATTCGGGTGAAGGCTGAGCCCGGACTGGCGGCCGTGGCTGCCTCCTCGACGCAGACGCCGCCCGCTTCGCCCACCTCGTCCACGAATATCTCGATATTCACCAAGACTGAAGCCTCGGTGGACGACCACTTTGCCAAGGCGCTGGGCGAAACCTGGAAGAAGCTGCAGGGCGGTCACAAGGAGTAGACGAGGAGCAAGCGAGCAACCCACCCACCCGCACATaacccgaacccgatcctAATCCCCAAAACACAACCCAACACAACCCAACGCAACCCAAAAGCAACCCCTGATCCTCAACGATCCAACTCAAGAgctgtttttattataaatatttcaaactaCACAATTAACGTTTAAAGATCTCATGCTGATGTGAACGGAAATTCTTCAACTGCGAGTGTATTACAAGTTTCTGATATAAtgattttattgaatat
This genomic interval from Drosophila teissieri strain GT53w chromosome 3L, Prin_Dtei_1.1, whole genome shotgun sequence contains the following:
- the LOC122618338 gene encoding protein enabled homolog isoform X1; protein product: MALRLDYRCLLDAFEDYYYHKEIQRLVAETSGATAASPASSASSTASISSASCSSGPSTSSNASSTASPHGTLAQVAAARAAAALADQQAQLASQRAMFYNVQHPQQLEQLEQLHALQAESGNQQQHPQAGADPNASSMANSLLWQPWRDLQQAAAMHHQLYRQQQQQLQLHSEMRATSKVLTTTKWRRERRQRSAGYQPHEAGSSERDRERDRDREDRDMDSPIDMSVTTGALKQRASPPPPYREPLPGTNYAANSRPSVITQAPPKREPPEQAHSTDMAMCDIDEHFRRSLGENYAALIAKKSPTPTPTPTPSPSGTPKQQISPLAYGPPSSTSTVASLHYQQHRSPLPKPGLVILEPESLQPELPPPQEEPLPLSLALHRTQTPPSPPPSATGSAPPLPTAVSQVMETAVAARRILDTPHHTPPRYNTPPPPPPAYGIAGNTTVVASTLTPTPTPNPTPAQIPTPTPSMPAIIRVKAEPGLAAVAASSTQTPPASPTSSTNISIFTKTEASVDDHFAKALGETWKKLQGGHKE
- the LOC122618338 gene encoding leucine-rich repeat extensin-like protein 3 isoform X2, coding for METALDVLSRAATMVQNNPSEMRATSKVLTTTKWRRERRQRSAGYQPHEAGSSERDRERDRDREDRDMDSPIDMSVTTGALKQRASPPPPYREPLPGTNYAANSRPSVITQAPPKREPPEQAHSTDMAMCDIDEHFRRSLGENYAALIAKKSPTPTPTPTPSPSGTPKQQISPLAYGPPSSTSTVASLHYQQHRSPLPKPGLVILEPESLQPELPPPQEEPLPLSLALHRTQTPPSPPPSATGSAPPLPTAVSQVMETAVAARRILDTPHHTPPRYNTPPPPPPAYGIAGNTTVVASTLTPTPTPNPTPAQIPTPTPSMPAIIRVKAEPGLAAVAASSTQTPPASPTSSTNISIFTKTEASVDDHFAKALGETWKKLQGGHKE